The following coding sequences are from one Loxodonta africana isolate mLoxAfr1 chromosome 18, mLoxAfr1.hap2, whole genome shotgun sequence window:
- the LOC100672538 gene encoding tubulin gamma-2 chain, translating to MPREIITLQLGQCGNQIGFEFWKQLCAEHGISPEGIVEEFATEGTDRKDVFFYQADDEHYIPRAVLLDLEPRVIHSILNSPYAKLYNPENIYLSEHGGGAGNNWASGFSQGEKIHEDIFDIIDREADGSDSLEGFVLCHSIAGGTGSGLGSYLLERLNDRYPKKLVQTYSVFPNQDEMSDVVVQPYNSLLTLKRLTQNADCVVVLDNTALNRIATDRLHIQNPSFSQINQLVSTIMSASTTTLRYPGYMNNDLIGLIASLIPTPRLHFLMTGYTPLTTDQSVASVRKTTVLDVMRRLLQPKNVMVSTGRDRQTNHCYIAILNIIQGEVDPTQVHKSLQRIRERKLANFIPWGPASIQVALSRKSPYLPSAHRVSGLMMANHTSISSLFESSCQQYDKLRKREAFLEQFRKEDIFKENFDELDTSREVVQELIDEYHAATRPDYISWGTQEQ from the exons ATGCCCCGGGAGATCATCACTCTGCAGCTGGGCCAGTGCGGCAACCAGA TTGGGTTCGAGTTCTGGAAACAGCTGTGTGCCGAACATGGTATCAGCCCCGAGGGCATCGTGGAGGAGTTCGCCACCGAAGGCACTGACCGAAAGGACGTCTTTTTCTACCAG GCAGACGATGAGCACTACATCCCCAGGGCGGTGCTGCTGGACCTGGAGCCCCGGGTGATCCACTCCATCCTCAACTCCCCCTATGCCAAGCTCTACAACCCTGAGAACATCTACCTGTCTGAGCACGGTGGAGGAGCCGGCAACAACTGGGCCAGTGGATTCTCCCAG GGTGAGAAAATACATGAAGACATCTTTGACATCATAGACAGAGAAGCAGATGGAAGCGACAGCCTAGAG GGCTTTGTGCTGTGTCACTCCATTGCCGGGGGGACGGGCTCTGGCCTGGGTTCCTACCTCCTGGAGCGGCTGAATGACAG GTACCCCAAGAAGCTGGTGCAGACATACTCAGTGTTTCCCAACCAGGATGAGATGAGTGACGTGGTGGTGCAGCCCTACAACTCATTGCTCACGCTCAAGAGGCTGACCCAGAACGCAGACTGCGTG GTGGTGCTGGACAACACAGCCCTGAACCGGATCGCCACAGACCGCCTGCACATCCAGAACCCGTCCTTCTCCCAGATCAACCAGCTG GTGTCCACCATCATGTCGGCCAGCACCACCACCCTGCGCTATCCCGGCTACATGAACAATGACCTCATTGGCCTCATTGCCTCACTCATCCCCACACCGAGGCTGCACTTCCTCATGACTGGCTACACCCCCCTCACCACGGACCAGTCG GTGGCCAGCGTGAGGAAGACCACGGTCCTGGATGTTATGAGGCGGCTGCTACAGCCCAAGAACGTGATGGTGTCTACCGGCCGGGACCGCCAGACCAACCACTGCTACATCGCCATCCTCAACATCATCCAGGGAGAGGTGGACCCCACCCAG GTCCACAAGAGCCTGCAGAGGATCCGGGAACGCAAGTTGGCCAACTTCATCCCCTGGGGCCCAGCCAGCATCCAGGTGGCTCTGTCTAGGAAGTCTCCATACCTGCCCTCGGCCCACCGGGTCAGCGGGCTCATGATGGCCAACCACACCAGTATCTCCTCA CTCTTTGAAAGTTCTTGCCAGCAGTACGACAAGCTGCGGAAGCGGGAGGCCTTCCTGGAGCAGTTCCGCAAGGAGGACATCTTCAAGGAGAACTTCGACGAGCTGGACACATCCAGGGAGGTTGTGCAAGAGCTCATTGATGAGTACCATGCAGCCACGCGGCCAGACTACATCTCCTGGGGCACCCAGGAGCAGTGA
- the PLEKHH3 gene encoding pleckstrin homology domain-containing family H member 3 isoform X1 has protein sequence MPLPGGLWWLLCCRRGFTLLHRDYGDGELSGEGDEDEDEETFELRTPSPAGGGRGPLDVTLTQPGRTGPVSDRLQSSEETRSLIPEKGPPEDDPDVVVKGWLYREPRGGGARRPWLPPRRAWFVLTRDSLDQFSSSGKGARRLGSLVLTSLCSVTGPERRPKETGLWSVTVSGRKHSLRLCSPRQAEAERWGVALREVIAAKAPLETPTQLLLRDIQESRGDPEAVALIYRRNPILRHTTGALYAPLLPLPYGVNAPGPGYAPLREEAVRLFLALQALEGARRPGPLMQGVLQTCRDLPALRDELFLQLAKQTSGPAGPPGPPAAQDPAALRYWQLLTCMSCTFRPGGAVRGHLLGHLERTEQALPDSELAEYARFIRRALGRTRGRELVPSLAEISALSRRQELLCTVHCPGAGACPVAIDSHTTAGEVAQELVGRLGLARSRHAFALYEQRGAQERALAGGTLVADVLTRFENLAAEEAGLEDSLDSGWRLCLRLQGPLHPEGLSTDGHELPFLFEQAHALLLRGRPPPPDDTLRALAALRLQGLHRDFSLRAPLPRLDRLLPPPAPPREDPPRPAPRPPPSTALLAGALWSPGLAKRRAERAWRGGAGRTAGITAREGGGGAGTAAAVLGGWKRLRGMGRAEAMAAYLALAAQCPGFGAARYDVLELSTEPGGGAPQKLCLGLGAKAMSLSRPGETEPIHSVSYGHVAACQLMGPHTLALRVGESQLLLQSPQVEEIVQLVNAYLASPSPERPCSSPSPPCQDLPDISPPSQHPGLDEPQGQSGCLGQLQD, from the exons ATGCCTCTTCCCGGGGGATTGTGGTGGCTCCTCTGCTGCCGTCGAGGCTTCACTCTTCTTCACCGGGACTACGGGGACGGCGAGCTTAGCGGGGAAGGGGACGAGGACGAGGACGAGGAGACCTTTGAGCTACGGACCCCGAGTCCAGCGGGCGGCGGGAGG GGCCCCCTGGACGTGACGCTTACTCAGCCAGGGAGAACTGGACCAGTCTCCGACAG GCTGCAGAGCTCAGAGGAGACACGGAGCCTCATCCCGGAGAAGGGGCCGCCAGAGGACGACCCGGACGTTGTCGTGAAAG GTTGGCTGTACCGCGAGCCCCGCGGAGGAGGGGCGCGGCGGCCCTGGCTGCCTCCGCGCCGGGCCTGGTTCGTGCTCACCCGGGACTCCTTGGACCAGTTCAGCAGCAGTGGGAAGGGGGCGCGGCGCCTCGGGAGCCTGGTGCTTACCAGTCTGTGCTCCGTGACCGGCCCTGAGCGTAGGCCCAAGGAGACCG GTCTGTGGTCAGTGACCGTGTCTGGCCGGAAGCACAGCCTCCGTCTCTGCTCTCCGCGCCAGGCAGAGGCCGAGCGCTGGGGCGTGGCACTCAGAGAAGTGATTGCTGCCAAGGCACCGTTGGAGACTCCCACCCAACTGCTGCTCAGGGACATTCAG GAAAGTCGTGGGGACCCGGAGGCAGTGGCCCTCATTTACCGACGGAACCCTATTCTGAGGCACACGACTGGGGCCTTGTATGCCCCACTCCTGCCCCTGCCCTACGGAGTGAACGCCCCAG GTCCGGGCTATGCACCCTTGCGGGAGGAGGCAGTGAGGCTGTTCTTGGCGCTGCAGGCACTGGAGGGGGCGCGGCGCCCCGGGCCCCTGATGCAGGGTGTGCTCCAGACCTGCCGGGACCTGCCCGCGCTCCGGGACGAACTCTTCCTGCAGCTGGCTAAGCAGACCTCGGGCCCCGCAGGGCCCCCCGGTCCACCGGCTGCCCAAGACCCCGCCGCCCTGCGGTACTGGCAGCTCCTCACCTGCATGAGCTGCACCTTCCGGCCTGGAGGAGCTGTACGTGGCCACCTCCTGGGGCATCTGGAGAG GACCGAGCAGGCGCTCCCAGATTCGGAGTTGGCGGAATATGCGCGCTTCATCCGGAGAGCGCTGGGCCGGACGCGCGGCCGAGAGCTGGTGCCGTCACTGGCGGAGATTTCTGCGCTGAGCCGGCGGCAGGAGCTGCTGTGCACCGTGCACTGTCCCGGGGCCGGTGCCTGCCCGGTGGCCATCGACTCCCACACCACAGCCGGGGAG GTGGCGCAAGAGCTAGTGGGGCGGCTGGGCTTGGCCCGGAGCCGCCACGCGTTCGCGCTGTATGAGCAGCGAGGGGCACAGGAGCGAGCCCTGGCTGGTGGGACCCTCGTGGCCGACGTGCTCACCAGGTTTGAGAA TTTGGCGGCCGAGGAAGCCGGGCTGGAGGACTCGCTGGACTCCGGCTGGAGGCTGTGTCTGCGTCTTCAGGGACCTCTGCACCCTGAGGGGCTGTCCACAGACGGTCACGAACTGCCTTTCCTCTTTGAGCAG GCTCACGCTCTGTTGCTGCGCGGCCGGCCGCCCCCGCCCGACGACACTCTGCGCGCCCTGGCTGCGCTGCGCCTGCAGGGCCTGCACCGGGACTTTTCCCTGCGGGCGCCACTGCCGCGCCTGGATCGCCTGCTGccacccccggccccgccgcgTGAAGACCCGCCCCGCCCAGCCCCCAGGCCGCCCCCCTCCACCGCCCTGCTGGCCGGGGCACTCTGGAGCCCAGGCCTGGCCAAGAGGAGGGCGGAGCGGGCCTGGCGCGGCGGGGCCGGCCGCACAGCGGGAATCACGGCCCGCGAAGGAGGAGGCGGCGCCGGCACGGCGGCTGCTGTGCTGGGCGGCTGGAAGCGGCTGCGGGGCATGGGCCGAGCTGAGGCCATGGCTGCCTACCTGGCTCTGGCGGCGCAGTGTCCGGGGTTCGGCGCTGCTCGGTATGACGTTCTGGAGCTGAGCACG GAGCCTGGTGGGGGTGCTCCACAGAAGTTATGCCTGGGCCTGGGAGCCAAGGCCATGTCCCTCTCCCGACCTGGTGAGACAGAGCCCATCCACAGTGTCAGCTATGGCCATGTGGCCGCCTGCCAGCTAATGGGGCCCCATACCCTGGCATTGAGGGTAGGAGAGAGCCAGCTCCTTCTGCAGAGCCCCCAG GTGGAAGAGATTGTGCAGCTGGTAAATGCCTACTTGGCCAGCCCCTCCCCTGAGAGGCCCTGCAGCAGCCCTTCTCCTCCATGCCAAGACCTGCCAGACATCTCCCCTCCCAGCCAGCACCCGGGCCTGGACGAGCCCCAGGGACAGTCTGGCTGTTTGGGGCAGCTGCAGGACTGA
- the PLEKHH3 gene encoding pleckstrin homology domain-containing family H member 3 isoform X2 encodes MPLPGGLWWLLCCRRGFTLLHRDYGDGELSGEGDEDEDEETFELRTPSPAGGGRGPLDVTLTQPGRTGPVSDRLQSSEETRSLIPEKGPPEDDPDVVVKGWLYREPRGGGARRPWLPPRRAWFVLTRDSLDQFSSSGKGARRLGSLVLTSLCSVTGPERRPKETGLWSVTVSGRKHSLRLCSPRQAEAERWGVALREVIAAKAPLETPTQLLLRDIQESRGDPEAVALIYRRNPILRHTTGALYAPLLPLPYGVNAPGPGYAPLREEAVRLFLALQALEGARRPGPLMQGVLQTCRDLPALRDELFLQLAKQTSGPAGPPGPPAAQDPAALRYWQLLTCMSCTFRPGGAVRGHLLGHLERTEQALPDSELAEYARFIRRALGRTRGRELVPSLAEISALSRRQELLCTVHCPGAGACPVAIDSHTTAGEVAQELVGRLGLARSRHAFALYEQRGAQERALAGGTLVADVLTSLAAEEAGLEDSLDSGWRLCLRLQGPLHPEGLSTDGHELPFLFEQAHALLLRGRPPPPDDTLRALAALRLQGLHRDFSLRAPLPRLDRLLPPPAPPREDPPRPAPRPPPSTALLAGALWSPGLAKRRAERAWRGGAGRTAGITAREGGGGAGTAAAVLGGWKRLRGMGRAEAMAAYLALAAQCPGFGAARYDVLELSTEPGGGAPQKLCLGLGAKAMSLSRPGETEPIHSVSYGHVAACQLMGPHTLALRVGESQLLLQSPQVEEIVQLVNAYLASPSPERPCSSPSPPCQDLPDISPPSQHPGLDEPQGQSGCLGQLQD; translated from the exons ATGCCTCTTCCCGGGGGATTGTGGTGGCTCCTCTGCTGCCGTCGAGGCTTCACTCTTCTTCACCGGGACTACGGGGACGGCGAGCTTAGCGGGGAAGGGGACGAGGACGAGGACGAGGAGACCTTTGAGCTACGGACCCCGAGTCCAGCGGGCGGCGGGAGG GGCCCCCTGGACGTGACGCTTACTCAGCCAGGGAGAACTGGACCAGTCTCCGACAG GCTGCAGAGCTCAGAGGAGACACGGAGCCTCATCCCGGAGAAGGGGCCGCCAGAGGACGACCCGGACGTTGTCGTGAAAG GTTGGCTGTACCGCGAGCCCCGCGGAGGAGGGGCGCGGCGGCCCTGGCTGCCTCCGCGCCGGGCCTGGTTCGTGCTCACCCGGGACTCCTTGGACCAGTTCAGCAGCAGTGGGAAGGGGGCGCGGCGCCTCGGGAGCCTGGTGCTTACCAGTCTGTGCTCCGTGACCGGCCCTGAGCGTAGGCCCAAGGAGACCG GTCTGTGGTCAGTGACCGTGTCTGGCCGGAAGCACAGCCTCCGTCTCTGCTCTCCGCGCCAGGCAGAGGCCGAGCGCTGGGGCGTGGCACTCAGAGAAGTGATTGCTGCCAAGGCACCGTTGGAGACTCCCACCCAACTGCTGCTCAGGGACATTCAG GAAAGTCGTGGGGACCCGGAGGCAGTGGCCCTCATTTACCGACGGAACCCTATTCTGAGGCACACGACTGGGGCCTTGTATGCCCCACTCCTGCCCCTGCCCTACGGAGTGAACGCCCCAG GTCCGGGCTATGCACCCTTGCGGGAGGAGGCAGTGAGGCTGTTCTTGGCGCTGCAGGCACTGGAGGGGGCGCGGCGCCCCGGGCCCCTGATGCAGGGTGTGCTCCAGACCTGCCGGGACCTGCCCGCGCTCCGGGACGAACTCTTCCTGCAGCTGGCTAAGCAGACCTCGGGCCCCGCAGGGCCCCCCGGTCCACCGGCTGCCCAAGACCCCGCCGCCCTGCGGTACTGGCAGCTCCTCACCTGCATGAGCTGCACCTTCCGGCCTGGAGGAGCTGTACGTGGCCACCTCCTGGGGCATCTGGAGAG GACCGAGCAGGCGCTCCCAGATTCGGAGTTGGCGGAATATGCGCGCTTCATCCGGAGAGCGCTGGGCCGGACGCGCGGCCGAGAGCTGGTGCCGTCACTGGCGGAGATTTCTGCGCTGAGCCGGCGGCAGGAGCTGCTGTGCACCGTGCACTGTCCCGGGGCCGGTGCCTGCCCGGTGGCCATCGACTCCCACACCACAGCCGGGGAG GTGGCGCAAGAGCTAGTGGGGCGGCTGGGCTTGGCCCGGAGCCGCCACGCGTTCGCGCTGTATGAGCAGCGAGGGGCACAGGAGCGAGCCCTGGCTGGTGGGACCCTCGTGGCCGACGTGCTCACCAG TTTGGCGGCCGAGGAAGCCGGGCTGGAGGACTCGCTGGACTCCGGCTGGAGGCTGTGTCTGCGTCTTCAGGGACCTCTGCACCCTGAGGGGCTGTCCACAGACGGTCACGAACTGCCTTTCCTCTTTGAGCAG GCTCACGCTCTGTTGCTGCGCGGCCGGCCGCCCCCGCCCGACGACACTCTGCGCGCCCTGGCTGCGCTGCGCCTGCAGGGCCTGCACCGGGACTTTTCCCTGCGGGCGCCACTGCCGCGCCTGGATCGCCTGCTGccacccccggccccgccgcgTGAAGACCCGCCCCGCCCAGCCCCCAGGCCGCCCCCCTCCACCGCCCTGCTGGCCGGGGCACTCTGGAGCCCAGGCCTGGCCAAGAGGAGGGCGGAGCGGGCCTGGCGCGGCGGGGCCGGCCGCACAGCGGGAATCACGGCCCGCGAAGGAGGAGGCGGCGCCGGCACGGCGGCTGCTGTGCTGGGCGGCTGGAAGCGGCTGCGGGGCATGGGCCGAGCTGAGGCCATGGCTGCCTACCTGGCTCTGGCGGCGCAGTGTCCGGGGTTCGGCGCTGCTCGGTATGACGTTCTGGAGCTGAGCACG GAGCCTGGTGGGGGTGCTCCACAGAAGTTATGCCTGGGCCTGGGAGCCAAGGCCATGTCCCTCTCCCGACCTGGTGAGACAGAGCCCATCCACAGTGTCAGCTATGGCCATGTGGCCGCCTGCCAGCTAATGGGGCCCCATACCCTGGCATTGAGGGTAGGAGAGAGCCAGCTCCTTCTGCAGAGCCCCCAG GTGGAAGAGATTGTGCAGCTGGTAAATGCCTACTTGGCCAGCCCCTCCCCTGAGAGGCCCTGCAGCAGCCCTTCTCCTCCATGCCAAGACCTGCCAGACATCTCCCCTCCCAGCCAGCACCCGGGCCTGGACGAGCCCCAGGGACAGTCTGGCTGTTTGGGGCAGCTGCAGGACTGA